Genomic segment of Sander lucioperca isolate FBNREF2018 chromosome 20, SLUC_FBN_1.2, whole genome shotgun sequence:
CGTCAACCGGATCCAGGATCACATCCAGAGCAAGATTGTCTACTACCTGATGAACATTCACGTCCAGCCACGCACCATCTACCTGTGTCGGCACGGAGAGAGCACCGACAACGTGGAGGGCCGGCTGGGCGGGGACGCAGGCCTCTCGCCGCGGGGCAAACAGGTACCAACAGCTGCAGACAGAAACATAAAACAGATTATGAAAGTAGACAGTCGACAAAATGACAAGATTTCAAACATCATGATCGAAGAACTTCAGGTGCTAAAGACTGTTCCCTCCCTGTTGTAGTTTTCGGATGCCCTGGCTCGGTTTGTGGAAGAGCAGCAGCTGAAGGATCTCAAGGTTTGGAGCAGCCAGCTGTGTCGCAGCATCGAGACCGCAGAGCACCTGGGAGTCCCGTACGAACAGTGGAAGGCTCTCAACGAGATAGACGCTGTGAGtatcactcaaacacacactatgAAGCCACATCACTAGGCCTGTAGTCTATATTCACGaggttccacttccgggattgttcaggtgctgtcggaaattccgctggatgtctttcatttcggccggatatccgttaccttcctctttctttgtgttggctaactgctcctcagatctctgcagggtaaatccagacagctagctagactatctgtccaatctgagttttctgttgcacgattaaaacaacttttgaacgtacacgttccaccaaaacaagttccttccagaggctattttgcagtggtgctgcccaagacgattgtgattggtttaaaaaaatgccaataaatcagagcacgtttttctcccatcccagaatgctgtgtggaccaaccagaccctcctccgcagcgctgtggaggaaggtctggcgatgcGAGACTACTAGGCCTGTAACGTTTATTACATAATTGCTGTTTCTTTGTTTAGCCGCAATTCATTGCTTACATTAGCTGAGGTCCTTaggggtatgactgttgatggtaattgtacGTTTTAGGTGCATTTTAgctttatgataataaagaggcgtggtttacttcataggctgtgtatatgtgttattacattatctgggtcacataacagtaatataacaaaaaaatatatcctgggattcattcaaacctttaatttgtttgcaaaagtaatacataaataaatcattttaaattgtACTGAAAGAGACCATGATATtgttaattgcaattatttaTGAGGCAATTAATTGTATAGtgaaatttggaattgttacagctctacacATCACACAgctatattatttttttccccaagctACAATATTTCTTCTTTGTTCTTTTTAGGGAATATGTGAAGAGATGACGTATGATGAGATGAAGGAGAAATTCCCAGAGGAGTTTGCTTTGAGAGATGAAGATAAATACTACTATCGCTACCCTGCTGGAGAGGTACAAACACAGTCAACAACCACTGGACACCTTCACACTTAACAAACCTAAAATACAGAGaatttatttttgatttagGTCATATgctataattaaaaaataatattaacaaccagtggtggaatgtagcaAAGTACATTGAAtcagtgaaaaagaaaagaaaaaaagactcaagtaaagtacacatttgaggtacttgtactttacttgagtcttttttactccactacattcatctgacagctttagttactagttattttacacatttagatttgtgcacacaaaacacatgtagtatataaatatacaatgtttcattataaattaaactacccaacaatataacggcctacatgTCCAGCTGATTAGActattaaacacagaactgtttcgatttttctgcattgagtacttttacttttaatactttaagtacattttcctgatgctacttacatacttttacttaagtaacattttcaatgcaagacttttacttgtaacttttttacagtgtggtattagtactttttctCAAGTAAAGGagctgaatacttcttccaccactgataacAACTATGATCCATTTGAGTATATAGCAAAATAATCCACATTATTGTTTTCGATGTAAGAATGCAACCCTACTTAAGGGTATTTCATTGAACTATGACCAAATATACTGACAATAATAAACAACCCCACCCTCCTGATCCTGACTACAGTCTTACCAGGACCTGGTCCAGCGGGTGGAGCCAGTCATCATGGACCTGGAGAGGCAAGAGAACGTCCTGGTTATATGCCACCAGGCTGTCATGCGCTGCCTGCTGGCCTACTTCCTGGATAAGAGTGCAGGTGGGTACTACAAGTCCCATAAAGCCCTCTCGTTTAGTGTCATAACCTAAATAATCAGAATGAGATCAGAAAGGGATTCAATGCCAAGGAAACACAAGGAATTTCCCTTGgctgttggtgcatacataagcatattaaacatgaatatgaaatgaaaaaacaataaatactgAAACAAATATGTCcattagagctgtaacaattccaaattttaaTATACAatgaattgtctcagaaataattgcgattaacaatataaatgtctctttcagtcaaatttaaaaatatttatttatgtattacttttgcaaacaaattaaggttttgaatgaatcccaggattcCCAGGATGGTTATATTACTTGGACATGTGACcaagataatgtaataacacaggtacacagcctatgaagtaaaccatgcCTTttcattatcataaaacatagtATTTTTTGCTTAAATTAACAGAAAATTGACAATTGCAATCAGTAGttatgttagcaattaattgcggttaaacaaagaaacagcgattatgtaaaaaaattgtGGCCGCCTGGGTAGATCACCtagtagagcgcgcgcccatatacagaggctcagtcctcgacgctgTGGCCACAGGTTCGGttcatgtcattccccctctctctcccctttcaagtctaagctgtcctgtcaaaaataaaggcctaaaaatggcaacaaaaaacttgcgattagacaattatgttaTAATTGTTACAGACCAAATGGACATATAACTGTTTAacattaagaaagaaaaaagagactgtaTGGATTAGTGAGAGGCTGTATGGATTACTAATGATTTATGATACTCCAATCTGCTATATGCAACTGTGTTCACATCTATGTTTTTCCTTCCTTTGCTTGTTGTTACAGAGGAGATGCCCTACCTGAAGTGTCCGCTCCACACGGTGCTGAAGCTCACCCCGGTCGCCTACGGGTGCAAAGTGGAGTCCATCTCTCTGAATGTGGAGGCGGTGAACACCCACAGAGACAGACCTGAGGTAATGCTTGATACACTGATTACTGGAAATGTTCTGCTCAGCCCTACAGAACTGAAGTCAGTGTCGCATCCTGTGCTATTGTGGGTGACAGTTCATTACTACAGGAAATGttgagaaaggagaaagaactGGATAAAGCTTTAGCCACCATCATGATGGTGATAGATAGCTATTGactattttgtctttttacacGAAACCACCCAGAACTGCACATTAATTTGCTCTTTTATTAAGATAACAGTGTCTGCAATATTTGTATATGCTGTGATTTCTAAGTCTAAGGGTCTTAATATTTCTCACCCTGCAGGAGATGAAGAAGGGTCCTGGCACCTTGATCAGGCGGAACAGCGTGACTCCTCTGACCAGCCCCGAGTCAAACATCAAGAAACCTCGCATCGATGACCTAGACGAGTCTCCGATCCAGGAGCTGCCTCCACCTGTTGCCTCGCTGGCACTCTGCAGCCCCTCGCACCTTCCTATCACTCTGGCTGGACAGGTTGGTTtcttataaacacacacacaaacacactttcatttcatttcaagcaTTATTTATTTAGAGTTACAAGGACTCCACTTCACTAATATGGGCCAGAACCAAATTATTTAGACTCAAGTCACAAGAAACTGAAGACTGATTAGACCATTTTTATAAGAGGTTTGTGTTTCTGCCGAGAATTCTCTTATGAGatgctaaaaaaaaacccatttccTTCATCTGTTTCCTTTCTGACTGCCTCTGTAAAGACACTCACTTTTGTTTCCTGTCCTCTTTTGCTCTGTGGCCTTCTCCTCTGCTCCTTACAGCACTGGCTGGGCAAAGTTTGCCTGTAAGTATTTGTTTAGTTCTAGCATCTCTGGCTGTCTTGCTCTTTTTATCTCATCCATCCACTTTTCCTGTTGCTGTGTCATCTTTTACATTCTACTCACTGCTGACATTTTTTCCCCTAACTATTTTCACACTGAATctaaaaaatgaagaaatatcGATGCACATTctgctcaaaaaaaaaaaaaaaaaaaaaaaagaaagtacatTGCAGGCTTGACTCACAGGAAATGATATTTGAGAAGTAGCAGTACAGTTTCCTGTCAGTGtgggaaagtaaaaaaaaagctcaTACTGTATTTGTTGTAAGGGAACTCTCACTTCCCAGCTTACATTCCTGCCTGCTGCGTCACTGTTGTTCGTCACCACAATCTGCTGTTGTAATACGCTGATTCATGCTGTTCTTGTCTctgtgtttggtttatttttggcCTGTCTTGTCCTGTTTAAAGACGAACCATCCTCCAATATCTGAAAGCGGTTTCACTCTTTGTCTTTCAAAGGTAAACACAACGTAGTGGCTTTGCAGTTGCTTCATACTGTAGTTCTGCCAGCGCAGCCACATCTGACACTAATAACTTCAGATGAATATCTGCCAACCAGACTAAACTAAAATACTGTGGCACAATATACTCTTTTAGAAGTACTCCTAAACAAGGCGAGTTTTTGAGCAGGTAATTATTAACTATTAAATAAACTATTATAAAAACTATTAACTAACTAGCCAGCAGGCTCATTTAGCAAAGACACAAATGTAACATGCTAAAGCTAGCTTCCACTAGATGCGCTTGTTTTGCCATAATCAAACGTGTTAACAATATAAGAAGGACGGTTAGCTAGTAAGCGTGCTAACAAGTTGACAACAAAAAAGTTggttatataattatatatcatatatattattACATATGATAGTTAAGATATTTAAGAAAAGCCAAACTATCAAATAACTAGCCAGCAGGCTCATTTAGCAAAGAAACAAATGTAACATGCTAAAGCTAGCTTCCACTATATGCGCTTGTTTTGTGCTAATCAAACATGTTCACAACAAACAATAATGGTTAGCTAGTTGGCGTGCTAACAAGCTGAGAATATTCACTAACTAAAAGGATCAGTTAAAAGAGCATTTACACTCATAAACCGACAGACATGTTAGTTtttgtgatagataattaatgtgTTTTAGAAGAGCCAATCTAGTTCTactccaaaaaataaaaactactcCTTAACAAGGTGAGTTTTTGAGCAGGTAATCAAATTATTAACTAACTAGCCAGCAGGCTTAGTTAGCGTTTTGTGCTATCAAACGTACGTGTTAACAATAAAGCAATGCTGGTTAGCTAGTTAGCCAGTTATCTTGCAAACAAGCTGACAATATTCACAAGCTAGATTAAAAGGCTCGGATATTTTGGAGTTTAGAAGAGCAGCTGGTGACTACAAAATATCCTCCAAAATGGCCGCCAAAGTTTGAATTGGGTCCGCATTGAAAGCCCTCTGTAGTAACTACATcagaataaatgtattattacatCAGACCTGACTTTTCTCCTAGTTTGTTCCTCATTCTGGTTCTGTTTACAGTTAGTATAATATCTCCCTTTTGTTAaattaattagattatttttcttttgagaATGAGATCAGCTTCGGTCTCTACCAACCACTACCAAATAGTTCTCAAGTAGGCAGTAAAATGAACATGCGGTGTCAATGAACTTTATTGACTGTATGACTAGTTGACGCTAGTTTTGCTGGCACAGTGGAAAAGCGTTAAGACGTACAGTATAAAGCTCCTGGGTGTGTGATGAGCTTGTCAGCTTCCTTTATAATCACCTGAGGATTAACTtggtgcgcacacacacacacacacacacacacacacacacacacacacacacacacacacacacacacacacacacacacacacttacttacagcaacctgctcacacacactcatgaaCTTAATGGTTGTGTCCACACCCTCTAAAAATATAGAGGAAATTAGCGCCTGAGAAAACACAGGTGATGTAACTTGTGGTTTAGAGATTTCACTACTTGAGAGAATATCATTTGGCCAGAGGATATTTATGCAACAGCACTGTCTTTTGTGTTTGCAATTTGTTGCATAGTTAATAGTTGCCCCAATAATACAGAAGGCATCTAAAGTCTCAAcgttttttgtggcatttttgtGTTTACAGAACCTGAGGAGAAACTCATCTGGCCACTGGGATGTCCTGCAGCCTTGCCAATAAAACTGCACTGATGTGTCACGTGGCACAAGAGGTCAGAAAGTGTATCGCTGACAAAGGCTCACTGAAGGCAATAACATGAAAAAGAAGGAAGCGTTAAATTGATGAGTTATTTGTCAGCCAAAGACACAAGTAACCACCTATATTGGCGTTTATCATGCACTCTTTTCTAAAAATGCGTGCAAAAGAGCGTCATGACGTAATTGACTCCTTTGTATGCTGACATTATAAAATAAGCGATTATTTTGCACAGTGGGGATACatttgtacttttgtttttattttgtgtcactGTATTTCTCATGTCACGTTGACTGTACTGAAGGTGATTTTTTTGCCGTAGAGTGCCTGTAGTGCTTGTTTTGCAAGCCTTACGCCGCTTCTCTTGCCATTTCTCTTTAATTGATTGCTCGAGAGAGGGCACCACATTTCACCTAATAACTCCACATATCACGTCAATATTTTACTTTTCACAGTTTGAAATACTTATTTTTCATTGTGTTTAGTTTCAACGCTACGGTGCATGCTGATCATTTAACAGTTCTTAATTTTCAAGTTTAATTATTTCTTGATTTCCTTTTGCTGTCATTGTCTGCGACACAAATGTAAGCACATATATTTTGTTATAACAATGCGTGCTGTTAATAATATCTTTGTAAATGTTAATGTATATACAGAATAACTGGAGATGCATAGGAGATGACTTTCACGGGAGACTTTTGATGAAAATATGTGTGTAGAAGTATTTTTGTACTAATGGAAATCTGTTGAgaaagaagctgctgctcacctCTCTCA
This window contains:
- the pfkfb3 gene encoding 6-phosphofructo-2-kinase/fructose-2,6-bisphosphatase 3 isoform X4, whose product is MLDFQRRIECYKTSYQPLDPNQYDRDLSFIKVIDVGRRFLVNRIQDHIQSKIVYYLMNIHVQPRTIYLCRHGESTDNVEGRLGGDAGLSPRGKQFSDALARFVEEQQLKDLKVWSSQLCRSIETAEHLGVPYEQWKALNEIDAGICEEMTYDEMKEKFPEEFALRDEDKYYYRYPAGESYQDLVQRVEPVIMDLERQENVLVICHQAVMRCLLAYFLDKSAEEMPYLKCPLHTVLKLTPVAYGCKVESISLNVEAVNTHRDRPEEMKKGPGTLIRRNSVTPLTSPESNIKKPRIDDLDESPIQELPPPVASLALCSPSHLPITLAGQHWLGKVCLRTILQYLKAVSLFVFQRT
- the pfkfb3 gene encoding 6-phosphofructo-2-kinase/fructose-2,6-bisphosphatase 3 isoform X2; translated protein: MPRELTQNRIQKIWVPTKDDKPAPRRAACAPHFANPPTVIVMVGLPARGKTYMSKKLTRYLNWIGMPTKVFNVGEYRREAVKNYSSYDFFKSDNECAVKIRQQCALAALRDVKSYLKEEGGQVAVFDATNTTRERRDMILQFGSENSFKIFFIESVCDDPSVIASNIMEVKVSCPDYRDCNKNDAMLDFQRRIECYKTSYQPLDPNQYDRDLSFIKVIDVGRRFLVNRIQDHIQSKIVYYLMNIHVQPRTIYLCRHGESTDNVEGRLGGDAGLSPRGKQFSDALARFVEEQQLKDLKVWSSQLCRSIETAEHLGVPYEQWKALNEIDAGICEEMTYDEMKEKFPEEFALRDEDKYYYRYPAGESYQDLVQRVEPVIMDLERQENVLVICHQAVMRCLLAYFLDKSAEEMPYLKCPLHTVLKLTPVAYGCKVESISLNVEAVNTHRDRPEEMKKGPGTLIRRNSVTPLTSPESNIKKPRIDDLDESPIQELPPPVASLALCSPSHLPITLAGQNLRRNSSGHWDVLQPCQ
- the pfkfb3 gene encoding 6-phosphofructo-2-kinase/fructose-2,6-bisphosphatase 3 isoform X1 encodes the protein MPRELTQNRIQKIWVPTKDDKPAPRRAACAPHFANPPTVIVMVGLPARGKTYMSKKLTRYLNWIGMPTKVFNVGEYRREAVKNYSSYDFFKSDNECAVKIRQQCALAALRDVKSYLKEEGGQVAVFDATNTTRERRDMILQFGSENSFKIFFIESVCDDPSVIASNIMEVKVSCPDYRDCNKNDAMLDFQRRIECYKTSYQPLDPNQYDRDLSFIKVIDVGRRFLVNRIQDHIQSKIVYYLMNIHVQPRTIYLCRHGESTDNVEGRLGGDAGLSPRGKQFSDALARFVEEQQLKDLKVWSSQLCRSIETAEHLGVPYEQWKALNEIDAGICEEMTYDEMKEKFPEEFALRDEDKYYYRYPAGESYQDLVQRVEPVIMDLERQENVLVICHQAVMRCLLAYFLDKSAEEMPYLKCPLHTVLKLTPVAYGCKVESISLNVEAVNTHRDRPEEMKKGPGTLIRRNSVTPLTSPESNIKKPRIDDLDESPIQELPPPVASLALCSPSHLPITLAGQHWLGKVCLRTILQYLKAVSLFVFQRT
- the pfkfb3 gene encoding 6-phosphofructo-2-kinase/fructose-2,6-bisphosphatase 3 isoform X3; this encodes MPRELTQNRIQKIWVPTKDDKPAPRRAACAPHFANPPTVIVMVGLPARGKTYMSKKLTRYLNWIGMPTKVFNVGEYRREAVKNYSSYDFFKSDNECAVKIRQQCALAALRDVKSYLKEEGGQVAVFDATNTTRERRDMILQFGSENSFKIFFIESVCDDPSVIASNIMEVKVSCPDYRDCNKNDAMLDFQRRIECYKTSYQPLDPNQYDRDLSFIKVIDVGRRFLVNRIQDHIQSKIVYYLMNIHVQPRTIYLCRHGESTDNVEGRLGGDAGLSPRGKQFSDALARFVEEQQLKDLKVWSSQLCRSIETAEHLGVPYEQWKALNEIDAGICEEMTYDEMKEKFPEEFALRDEDKYYYRYPAGESYQDLVQRVEPVIMDLERQENVLVICHQAVMRCLLAYFLDKSAEEMPYLKCPLHTVLKLTPVAYGCKVESISLNVEAVNTHRDRPEEMKKGPGTLIRRNSVTPLTSPESNIKKPRIDDLDESPIQELPPPVASLALCSPSHLPITLAGQHWLGKVCLT